Proteins encoded by one window of Mycoplasma capricolum subsp. capricolum ATCC 27343:
- a CDS encoding DUF2326 domain-containing protein, with protein sequence MFIKQLKISTPTKLIRELNFTRGVNLIVDNTPLKDDKTTGNNVGKTTILKLINYCLGGKAEQIYKDQENRKKVDTLVQNFLINNKILITLTLTNDFKSNEKDIVIERNFLKKSEAILKFNNTQISEFELKNKLFWLFFQRECYYNLTFLQLISRNMRYKEESINNTLNTIKLANKTVNESLNLFLFGFDLKGFDKKESLLKSLSDLKRSESKLLNTQTIKNIKDTINVLDNHISELKTRKKLLGVDANFEKKLDEFNQIKFKINELSSKISNLELRQNLILESKKELENQKFNVNLDELKEIYQEQKRFNDNMQIEFEQLLNFHNSMTDEKIKFITQQLPSLHEQIISEKEKLNKLLKKEEDLSIIVHKQESFKTIESIVNTISKESELKGRKEQQLEQVLEIENKLNQVRQKVEEFEKTFYSDEIKNQIDSQIKQFNDIFYKVTSNFYNDGFVLEFDKKKDKKQNIDFYEFQMNQTSNSSGKKQGEIVCFDISYIIYADQKNIKCPRFLLTDKKELMHNNQLLKLPDLVNKNNIQLIVPILKDKIPQKILDSANIIIELSENDKLFRIENN encoded by the coding sequence ATGTTCATTAAACAATTAAAAATTTCAACTCCAACAAAATTAATAAGAGAGTTGAATTTTACAAGAGGTGTTAATTTAATAGTTGATAATACTCCTTTAAAAGATGATAAAACAACTGGTAATAACGTAGGAAAAACAACTATTTTAAAATTAATCAACTACTGTTTAGGTGGTAAGGCAGAACAAATCTATAAAGATCAAGAAAACAGAAAAAAAGTAGATACCTTAGTACAAAATTTTCTAATAAATAATAAGATTTTAATAACGCTAACATTAACTAATGATTTTAAAAGTAATGAAAAAGATATTGTTATTGAGAGAAATTTTTTAAAAAAGAGCGAGGCTATTTTAAAGTTCAATAATACTCAAATAAGTGAATTTGAATTAAAAAATAAATTATTTTGATTATTTTTTCAAAGAGAATGTTATTATAATCTAACTTTTTTACAACTTATCTCACGTAATATGAGATATAAAGAAGAAAGTATTAATAATACACTTAACACTATTAAACTTGCTAATAAGACTGTTAATGAATCTTTAAATTTATTCTTATTTGGTTTTGATTTAAAAGGTTTTGATAAAAAGGAAAGTCTTTTAAAATCACTAAGCGATCTTAAAAGAAGTGAATCTAAGTTATTAAATACACAAACCATTAAGAATATTAAAGACACTATTAATGTACTTGATAATCATATTTCAGAATTAAAAACTAGAAAAAAACTGCTTGGCGTAGATGCAAATTTTGAAAAGAAACTAGATGAATTTAATCAAATTAAATTTAAAATAAATGAACTTAGTTCAAAAATCAGTAATTTAGAACTTAGACAAAATTTAATCTTAGAATCTAAAAAAGAACTAGAAAATCAGAAATTTAACGTAAATCTTGATGAACTAAAAGAAATTTATCAAGAGCAAAAAAGATTTAATGATAATATGCAAATTGAATTTGAACAGTTACTAAATTTTCATAATAGTATGACTGATGAGAAAATCAAATTCATTACTCAACAATTACCTAGCTTACATGAGCAAATAATAAGTGAAAAAGAAAAACTAAATAAGTTATTAAAAAAAGAAGAAGATTTGTCTATTATTGTTCATAAACAAGAATCTTTTAAAACAATAGAATCAATTGTTAATACAATCTCAAAAGAATCAGAACTAAAAGGCAGAAAAGAACAACAACTTGAACAAGTGTTAGAAATTGAAAATAAACTAAACCAAGTTCGACAAAAAGTTGAAGAATTTGAAAAAACTTTTTATTCTGATGAAATCAAGAATCAAATAGATAGTCAAATAAAACAATTTAATGATATTTTTTATAAAGTAACATCTAATTTTTATAATGATGGTTTTGTTTTAGAATTTGATAAAAAGAAAGATAAAAAACAAAACATTGATTTTTATGAATTTCAAATGAACCAAACAAGTAATAGTTCAGGTAAAAAACAAGGTGAGATTGTTTGTTTTGACATTTCTTATATTATTTATGCTGATCAAAAAAATATTAAATGTCCTAGATTTTTACTAACAGATAAAAAAGAATTAATGCATAATAATCAATTACTTAAATTACCTGATTTAGTTAACAAAAATAACATTCAACTGATTGTTCCAATACTAAAAGATAAAATTCCACAGAAAATATTAGATTCTGCTAATATAATTATTGAGTTATCTGAAAATGATAAATTATTCAGAATAGAAAATAATTAA